CTCTATATTGGTTTCAGCTATTGCTTCTTCAACTTTTTTGTAATCTTCTAAGGATGGTGAGTGCATCCTTTTTATATAGGGATGTCTTCCCATAAGAATAATGTCTTTTACTAAAAAAGCGTTTTTAACATTAAACATCTGAGGCACATAAGCTATTTGTTTGGCTAAAGCTTTTCTTGGAATGGTATTCATCTTTTTTTTATTGAGAATAATTTCACCTTGTTGATGATCTAATAAACCGGTGAGCAATTTTATTAACGTTGTTTTTCCTGAACCATTAGGACCTAATATTCCATAAAATTTTCCTTTTTCAAAAGTCAAGTTAATATTATGCAGAACTTTCTTATGGTCATATGCATAATCAAGACTTTTTACTTGTATTGACATTGTTATACCTACTTTCTAAGTGCCTTTTATAAACCAACTGTTTTTCTATTTTTATAAATCAACCAAATAAAAAAAGGAACACCAAATAACGAAGTAATGACACCTGTTGTTAATTCTTTATTGGGTATAATACTCCTTGCAATCGTATCGCAAACAATCATAAATATCCCACCTATTAGCATTGACATTGGCATTAATTTTTTATGGGCTTCTCCTGTTATTAATCGAGCACAATGAGGTATGATCAAACCAACAAAACCAATTATCCCACTTGCTGCTACAATAACGGCTGAACCTAATGAAGCCAGTATTAATAATTTTTTCTTAATGGTGTCAACTTCTATTCCTAGTGATTTGGCTTGTTCATCGCCAATCATAATAATATCTAATTCTTTGCTATATCTGAAACTGTACAAACTTATCATTAAAACAATTATGCCTACAACAATAACCTTTTCCCAAGTTGCATTTTTAAAACTTCCCATTGTCCAAAAATAAACTTCTTCTACTTTATCTTGATTAAACATCATAATTAATGAAATCAATGCACTAAAGAAAGAGTTTATTGCCAAACCAATGAGCAACAAGACGGAAATAGACGTTTTGCCTTGTATTTTAGATATAGCAAAGATTAAAAACATAACCAACAACGAACCTGCAAAGGCAAATAATCCAATGGTACCAAATCCAATAAGCCGTATTTGAATATTTAATATGGCAGCAAGGG
This genomic interval from Natranaerovirga hydrolytica contains the following:
- a CDS encoding ABC transporter ATP-binding protein; the encoded protein is MSIQVKSLDYAYDHKKVLHNINLTFEKGKFYGILGPNGSGKTTLIKLLTGLLDHQQGEIILNKKKMNTIPRKALAKQIAYVPQMFNVKNAFLVKDIILMGRHPYIKRMHSPSLEDYKKVEEAIAETNIEPLKDRFINELSGGETQRVIIARALAQDTEIIILDEPISQLDIHFQYEIIKFLKKLCYEKNKTIIASLHDIGVALNYCEEVVMLKEGSIKAQGKTKDIITQKTIEETYGLKVNMIYSNHYHYIGW
- a CDS encoding FecCD family ABC transporter permease, whose amino-acid sequence is MKNKNYTLKLLMIILSLIGTILMAGTIGSASISIIDFFRILLSRVPFLEEWIQQDNLLDSHRIIVMNLRLPRIILALIGGAGLAFAGVIFQGVFSNPMAEPYLLGVSSGAAMGATLAAILNIQIRLIGFGTIGLFAFAGSLLVMFLIFAISKIQGKTSISVLLLIGLAINSFFSALISLIMMFNQDKVEEVYFWTMGSFKNATWEKVIVVGIIVLMISLYSFRYSKELDIIMIGDEQAKSLGIEVDTIKKKLLILASLGSAVIVAASGIIGFVGLIIPHCARLITGEAHKKLMPMSMLIGGIFMIVCDTIARSIIPNKELTTGVITSLFGVPFFIWLIYKNRKTVGL